A single Triticum dicoccoides isolate Atlit2015 ecotype Zavitan chromosome 2A, WEW_v2.0, whole genome shotgun sequence DNA region contains:
- the LOC119357498 gene encoding cytosolic sulfotransferase 5-like, with protein MAAKTKAPAGTPVGPVPFADIETDPGLVSPVPEQLPEEHAALPSASAFNGPTNIRCYQGFWLSDYLSAAAVALQRRFEPCRDDIIVASFPKSGTTWLNALAFATMARRAYPAADAGHPLLRLNPHQCIPFLENLFRSRAEAAKLEALPSPRLMNTHMPLGMIMPGAGGCKVVYVCREPKDMVVSLWHFLRHLRPDLALADVLDSVRSGAVPYGPVWDHILGYWRASIARPDAVLFLLYEELLRDPAGNVRELARFVGLPFSDAEEEAGVVQDIVKLCSFGHLKPLEANSTGQLDPLVPVPREALFRKGVAGDWANHMTPEMARRLDEIVADKFHATGLTFR; from the coding sequence ATGGCGGCCAAGACTAAGGCACCAGCTGGTACTCCGGTCGGCCCCGTCCCTTTCGCGGACATCGAGACCGACCCAGGCTTGGTCTCTCCGGTGCCGGAGCAGCTCCCGGAAGAGCACGCCGCCCTGCCGAGCGCGTCCGCGTTTAACGGCCCGACGAACATCCGTTGCTACCAGGGCTTCTGGCTGTCGGATTACTTGTCCGCCGCGGCCGTCGCCCTGCAGCGCCGCTTCGAGCCCTGCCGCGACGACATCATCGTCGCAAGCTTTCCCAAGTCCGGCACCACGTGGCTCAACGCCCTGGCGTTCGCCACCATGGCACGGCGCGCTTACCCGGCCGCCGACGCCGGGCACCCGCTGCTACGCCTCAACCCGCACCAGTGCATCCCTTTCCTGGAGAACCTCTTCCGGAGCCGCGCGGAGGCCGCCAAGCTCGAGGCCCTGCCGTCCCCGCGCCTCATGAACACGCACATGCCGCTCGGCATGATAATGCCGGGCGCCGGCGGGTGCAAGGTCGTCTACGTCTGCAGGGAACCCAAGGACATGGTCGTCTCGTTGTGGCACTTCCTCCGGCATCTGCGGCCAGACCTGGCGCTGGCCGACGTCCTCGACTCCGTGCGCAGCGGCGCGGTGCCGTATGGACCCGTCTGGGACCACATCCTCGGCTACTGGCGCGCCAGCATCGCGAGGCCGGACGCCGTGCTGTTCTTGCTGTACGAGGAGCTGCTGCGCGACCCCGCCGGGAACGTCAGAGAGCTGGCGCGGTTCGTCGGGCTGCCCTTCTCGGAcgccgaggaggaggccggcgtcgTCCAGGACATCGTCAAGCTCTGCAGCTTCGGGCACCTCAAGCCCCTGGAAGCCAACTCGACAGGCCAGTTGGATCCCCTCGTCCCGGTGCCGCGCGAGGCGCTGTTCAGGAAGGGCGTGGCCGGCGACTGGGCGAACCACATGACGCCGGAGATGGCGCGACGCCTCGACGAAATCGTCGCCGACAAGTTCCATGCGACCGGCCTCACTTTTCGATGA